A portion of the uncultured Bacteroides sp. genome contains these proteins:
- a CDS encoding sugar-binding domain-containing protein → MQKHFLTLSLLITIATTLCAQNALNIAGKWKFQIDRNDAGVKEQWYKKTLNDDINLPGSMPEKLKGDNVTAQTKWTGSLYDSSYYFNPYMEKYRIEGNLKLPFFLTPDKHYVGVAWYQKQVVIPANWKGERILLYLERPHIETTVWINEKKAGMQNSLCVPHIYDVTDLVTKGKCTISIRVDNRIKEINVGPDSHSITDQTQGNWNGIVGKINLITTPKVYFDDIQVYPDLANKKAIVKMVLKSTSPTGTSATIALSAKSFNSEQNHTVPAITKNFVVKDGVLNCEMELTMGDGMLTWDEFDPALYLLHAEITSNKGKEKKEIQFGMREFSIKGKWFYVNGIKTMLRGTVENCDFPLTGYAPMDVKDWERVFRICRSYGLNHMRFHSFCPPEAAFIAADLVGFYLQPEGPSWPNHGPKLGMGQPIDTYLMDETIRLTKAYGNYASYCMLACGNEPSGRWVAWVTKFVEYWKKADSRRVYTGASVGNGWQWQPNSQYHVKAGARGLNWTNAMPESESDYHERIDTVKQPYVSHETGQWCAFPNFNEIRKYTGVNKARNFEIFQDLLTDGKMGNKGHDFMMASGKLQALCYKNEIEKTLRTPDYAGFQLLALNDYSGQGTALVGLLDVFFEEKGYITANEVRRFCSATVPLARIPKFVYKNDETFTADIEVANFYKATIKNAKTVYTIKDIYGKVYAKGVISTKDIPIGNCFQLGQVNYSLNNVTSPQKLNLEVKIEGTEALNDWDFWVYPAQVKVKKGSVYVTDTFDIKAHEILEQGGNVLITAAGKISYGKEVVQYFTPVFWNTSWFKMRPPHTTGIWVNDKSPLFKNFPTEYHSNLQWWELLNKAQVMQFTEFPETFQPLVQSIDTWFISRKIGTLFEANVLNGKLMMTSMDITSEPDKRIVARQMYSAILDYMNSDYFRPQEKISVEQIQDLFTKNAPKVNSYTKDSPDELKPIKGDKGR, encoded by the coding sequence ATGCAAAAACATTTTCTTACACTATCTCTTCTTATAACAATTGCAACAACTTTGTGTGCACAGAATGCGCTCAATATTGCAGGCAAATGGAAGTTTCAAATCGACAGAAATGATGCGGGAGTCAAAGAACAATGGTATAAAAAAACATTGAATGATGACATAAACCTCCCCGGATCAATGCCCGAAAAACTTAAAGGAGACAATGTTACCGCACAAACAAAATGGACCGGCAGTTTATATGATAGTTCCTATTACTTCAATCCCTATATGGAGAAGTATCGGATAGAGGGCAACCTGAAATTGCCCTTCTTCTTAACACCTGATAAACATTATGTAGGTGTAGCGTGGTATCAAAAGCAGGTTGTAATTCCGGCTAATTGGAAGGGTGAACGAATCTTGCTCTATCTGGAACGGCCACATATAGAAACGACTGTATGGATTAACGAAAAGAAAGCGGGTATGCAGAATAGTCTTTGCGTCCCCCATATATATGATGTAACCGATCTTGTGACGAAAGGAAAATGCACCATTTCTATCCGCGTAGATAATCGCATTAAAGAAATCAACGTAGGGCCGGACTCTCACAGCATTACCGATCAGACACAGGGTAATTGGAACGGAATAGTAGGGAAAATCAACTTAATCACTACGCCAAAAGTCTATTTCGACGATATTCAAGTATATCCGGATCTTGCAAATAAAAAGGCAATAGTGAAAATGGTACTAAAATCCACTTCACCCACAGGTACGTCGGCAACAATAGCTCTCTCTGCAAAGAGCTTTAATTCGGAACAAAATCATACTGTACCCGCAATAACAAAAAACTTTGTTGTGAAAGATGGAGTACTTAATTGCGAAATGGAACTAACCATGGGAGACGGAATGCTAACATGGGATGAATTCGATCCAGCACTGTACCTGTTGCATGCAGAAATAACAAGTAATAAAGGAAAAGAGAAAAAGGAAATACAATTCGGAATGCGTGAGTTTTCCATCAAAGGGAAATGGTTTTATGTGAATGGGATTAAAACAATGCTCAGGGGAACAGTAGAGAACTGTGATTTCCCTTTGACTGGCTATGCACCGATGGATGTGAAAGACTGGGAAAGGGTTTTTCGTATTTGCCGTAGCTACGGATTGAACCACATGCGTTTTCATTCTTTCTGTCCACCGGAAGCAGCTTTCATTGCTGCTGATTTAGTGGGATTCTATTTGCAACCGGAAGGACCAAGTTGGCCAAATCATGGCCCTAAATTGGGGATGGGACAACCCATTGATACTTATCTGATGGATGAAACCATTCGACTAACAAAAGCTTATGGTAACTATGCATCCTATTGTATGTTAGCTTGTGGCAATGAACCTTCGGGACGCTGGGTCGCTTGGGTGACCAAATTTGTAGAATACTGGAAAAAGGCCGACTCACGCAGAGTATATACCGGAGCATCAGTAGGCAATGGCTGGCAATGGCAACCCAATAGTCAATATCATGTCAAAGCCGGTGCCAGAGGACTAAACTGGACAAATGCAATGCCTGAATCGGAATCGGATTATCATGAAAGAATAGATACTGTAAAGCAACCTTATGTATCGCATGAAACGGGGCAATGGTGTGCTTTCCCTAATTTCAATGAGATAAGAAAATATACAGGCGTGAACAAGGCACGCAACTTCGAAATTTTCCAAGATCTACTAACTGATGGTAAGATGGGAAACAAGGGACATGACTTCATGATGGCTTCAGGAAAGTTGCAAGCTCTTTGCTATAAAAACGAGATAGAGAAAACCCTCCGCACCCCGGACTATGCTGGCTTTCAATTGCTCGCTCTGAATGATTACTCGGGACAAGGCACGGCCTTAGTCGGACTATTGGATGTATTTTTTGAAGAAAAAGGATATATCACAGCCAATGAAGTTCGAAGATTCTGCAGTGCTACCGTACCATTGGCACGCATCCCTAAATTCGTATATAAGAACGACGAAACGTTCACTGCCGATATTGAAGTCGCTAATTTTTATAAAGCAACAATCAAAAACGCCAAAACGGTTTATACAATCAAAGATATTTATGGCAAAGTTTATGCAAAAGGAGTCATTAGTACAAAAGACATTCCGATAGGCAACTGCTTCCAATTAGGACAGGTAAACTACTCGCTAAACAATGTTACCTCTCCACAAAAACTAAATCTGGAGGTAAAGATAGAAGGAACAGAAGCCTTGAACGACTGGGATTTCTGGGTATATCCTGCACAAGTAAAAGTGAAAAAAGGTAGCGTGTACGTTACAGATACTTTCGACATCAAAGCACATGAAATCTTAGAGCAAGGTGGTAATGTATTAATTACCGCCGCAGGCAAGATTTCCTACGGAAAAGAGGTCGTACAATACTTCACGCCTGTATTTTGGAACACTTCTTGGTTCAAAATGCGCCCTCCGCATACCACAGGCATTTGGGTCAACGACAAGAGCCCACTCTTTAAAAACTTTCCGACAGAATATCATAGCAACCTACAATGGTGGGAGCTGCTCAACAAAGCTCAAGTGATGCAATTTACAGAGTTTCCTGAAACCTTTCAACCGCTGGTACAAAGCATTGATACTTGGTTTATCAGCCGTAAGATCGGAACGTTGTTTGAGGCCAATGTCTTGAATGGCAAGTTGATGATGACTAGTATGGACATAACCAGTGAACCCGACAAACGTATTGTTGCACGCCAAATGTATAGCGCTATTTTAGATTATATGAATTCTGATTATTTCCGTCCACAAGAAAAAATAAGTGTGGAACAAATACAAGACCTATTTACCAAGAATGCGCCAAAAGTAAACTCTTACACCAAAGATTCTCCCGACGAGTTAAAGCCAATAAAAGGAGACAAAGGGAGATAA
- a CDS encoding beta-galactosidase, protein MKRILLSILLACMLLPIGLQAQQPSSKQWFKENDLTLTGVYYYPEHWDESQWDRDFKKIHELGFEFTHFAEFAWAQLEPSEGKYDFAWLDRAVALAAKHNLKVVLCTSTATPPVWLSRKYPEILLRQEDGTVLDHGARQHASFASPLYRELSYKMIEKLAQHYGNDARVIGWQLDNEPAVQFDYNPKAEIAFRDFLRKKYENNIKALNDAWGTSFWSEVYTIFDEITLPKTRQMFMNHHQILDYRRFAAGVTNDFLNEQSLLIKKYAKNQWVTTNYIPNYDEGHIGGSKELDFVSYTRYMVYGENEGIGRRGYRVGNPLRIAFANDFFRPIQGTYGVMELQPGQVNWGSINPQPLPGAVRLWLWSVFAGGSDFVCTYRYRQPLYGTEQYHYGIVGTDGVTVTPGGREYQEFMNEVKLLRKESSPRAKKPKDYVDRTTAILFNHENAWSIDRQKQNVTWNTMGHIEKYYRTLKSFGAPVDFITEEKDFSQYPVMIAPAYQLADKNLVERWTNYVKNGGNLVLTCRTAQKDRFGRLFEAPFGASINNLTGNSMDFYDLLLPKDPGVVELGGKKYTWNAWGEILIPGKDSQVWATYAQEFYDGKPAVTFRKLGKGTITYIGVDSTDGSLEGDILKKLYATLNIPVMNLPYGVTMEYRNGFAIVLNYSDEPYKFTLPTGAKVLIGNTVIPTAGVLVYKI, encoded by the coding sequence ATGAAACGAATCTTATTATCTATTTTGTTGGCATGTATGCTGTTGCCAATTGGTTTGCAGGCGCAACAACCTTCCTCTAAACAATGGTTTAAAGAGAATGATCTTACATTGACGGGCGTATATTACTATCCTGAACATTGGGATGAGAGCCAGTGGGATAGGGATTTTAAGAAAATACATGAACTGGGGTTTGAGTTTACGCACTTTGCGGAATTTGCCTGGGCGCAGCTTGAACCTTCTGAAGGGAAATATGATTTTGCCTGGCTGGACCGTGCTGTGGCTCTTGCTGCCAAGCATAATTTAAAGGTGGTCTTATGTACTTCTACTGCCACGCCTCCCGTATGGCTGAGCCGCAAATATCCTGAAATATTGCTTCGTCAGGAAGATGGTACGGTGCTCGATCATGGTGCTCGTCAACATGCGTCTTTTGCGTCTCCACTTTATAGAGAGCTTTCCTATAAGATGATAGAGAAATTAGCCCAACATTATGGAAATGACGCTCGGGTCATAGGTTGGCAACTTGATAATGAACCGGCGGTGCAGTTTGACTATAATCCAAAGGCCGAAATAGCTTTCCGTGATTTCCTTCGTAAAAAATATGAGAATAACATCAAAGCTTTGAATGATGCTTGGGGAACTTCCTTTTGGAGTGAAGTATATACCATCTTTGATGAGATTACTCTTCCTAAAACCCGGCAGATGTTTATGAATCATCATCAGATTTTAGACTATCGTCGTTTTGCTGCAGGGGTGACCAATGATTTTCTCAACGAGCAGAGTCTGCTGATAAAGAAGTATGCTAAAAATCAGTGGGTTACTACTAATTATATACCGAACTATGACGAAGGGCATATCGGAGGAAGTAAAGAACTGGATTTCGTTTCATATACGCGTTACATGGTTTATGGAGAAAACGAAGGCATCGGTCGTCGGGGTTATCGGGTAGGCAATCCGCTTCGCATTGCTTTTGCTAATGATTTCTTTCGTCCGATTCAAGGTACATACGGGGTGATGGAATTACAACCCGGTCAGGTGAATTGGGGCAGCATAAACCCACAACCGCTTCCCGGCGCTGTTCGCTTATGGCTTTGGAGTGTTTTTGCCGGAGGAAGTGATTTTGTTTGTACCTATCGTTATCGTCAACCTTTATATGGAACGGAACAATATCACTATGGTATTGTAGGCACTGATGGCGTTACGGTTACTCCCGGCGGGCGAGAGTATCAAGAATTCATGAATGAAGTTAAACTGCTTAGAAAAGAATCTTCTCCTCGTGCTAAGAAGCCGAAAGACTATGTTGACAGAACGACGGCCATCCTCTTTAATCATGAAAATGCATGGAGCATAGATCGCCAAAAGCAAAATGTAACATGGAACACGATGGGGCATATAGAGAAGTATTATCGTACACTTAAATCATTTGGCGCACCGGTTGACTTCATCACCGAAGAAAAAGATTTCAGTCAATATCCCGTGATGATAGCTCCTGCCTATCAATTGGCCGATAAAAACTTAGTAGAAAGATGGACTAATTATGTTAAGAATGGAGGGAATCTGGTACTGACCTGCCGCACAGCGCAAAAAGATCGCTTTGGTCGCTTGTTTGAAGCTCCTTTTGGTGCGTCGATAAACAATCTGACGGGTAATTCAATGGATTTTTATGATTTGTTGTTACCCAAAGATCCGGGTGTGGTAGAGTTGGGAGGCAAAAAATATACATGGAATGCATGGGGTGAGATACTCATTCCCGGCAAGGATTCTCAAGTGTGGGCTACCTATGCACAAGAGTTCTATGACGGAAAACCAGCTGTTACGTTCCGCAAGTTAGGGAAAGGTACGATCACTTATATTGGAGTTGACTCAACCGATGGCTCTTTAGAGGGCGATATACTTAAGAAGTTATATGCCACATTGAATATTCCCGTGATGAATCTTCCTTATGGTGTGACGATGGAATATCGCAATGGATTCGCTATTGTACTCAACTATTCGGATGAACCTTATAAATTTACATTACCTACCGGAGCAAAAGTCTTAATTGGCAATACTGTTATACCTACAGCCGGAGTACTCGTTTACAAGATTTAG